The Streptomyces sp. NBC_00459 DNA segment CAGAGGCCTCCGTACGCGACGACGGCGCCGCCGGCCGCGGTTGCGGCACCTCGGAGCAGATGCAGCCCCGCCTCGTTGCGCAGCCGCCGGGCACGCCGGATCCACCGGGCGGGGAGGGGTTCCGGGTCCGGGCTGTTGCCCTTACTCTCGGGCTTGGACATGGGCTTCTCCTTCGTCGGGGATGTTCGGTCTTCTGCAGACGGCTCCCTGTGCCCCAGGGGGCCGTCGCCGTTTCCGGTGACGGCTGCGCCGCTGTCCATTCCTTGGGACGAATGGCAAGTCCCAGGGTGAACGGCACCAACAAAAGCACCTCGGATAGGCCTCTGACCAGCGGAAACAGCATTTTCCCAAAGCATGTTTTCCCAAGTCGTCAGTGGTCTAAGAGCAGCTGACACAGGCTCATACGAGGCAAAGTCTGGTTGAGATGAGGCGATATAGGGTTTCCTGAGGTGTGCTAACAGGCGTAAATAGGTCTTCCTGTGTCTAACTGGGCCTGCCCGTGACAGAGTTGCCGGATGCCACGAATGCTGCGGATGCCCGGTAAGGATGTTCTGCCGCCCGGCCCCAAGCGGGACTTCGTTGCCGAGCTCTACCTCCATTACCGGGAAGCCGGACGGCCCCCGCTCCCGAAGATCGAGGCGCTCACCGGCACCATGCCCGACGCCTACAAGGTGAGCCGAGAAACCATCCGGCGTCTCCTGCAGGGACAGACCACCAGCCAATGGCCAGTAGTCGACGCTCTCCTGCGAGCCCTGTGCCAGATGCAACATCGGGATCCCGACGGCCGTCGCTGGCCGGAGCCGGACGACAACCGCTGGGACGAGAACGATCCGACGACTTGCCGCGAACATCTACGCCGACTGTGGAACGACGACATTGACGGCCTCGAGCCGGACGAAGCACCGGCACCTCCACCCGCCGCGCCGGTGCCGCCGGCCCGGCAGACTTCCGGCGGGTGGGGTGGTTCTGCATCGCACCCGGCAGACGACCCATGGGCTACCGGATCCCCTGCCAAGACCCCCGCCCAACCAGGTGGATACAGCGACGAACCTCCCTTCTGAGGGACTCTCCCATTACCAAGGGCACGCCCTTCCAGGTGGAGATGTCCTTGGCCTGGCGTCCCGAGGGCCGCTCGGACAACCGCAGCGGAGTGGCATATCGCCGTCGTGCCCGGAACCGCGGGCGGCCGGGTTCCGGGCACGACGGCAGCTACATGCCGAGCATGCGGCGTACTGCATCGTCTGGGTCCACGCCCAGCACGTAGGCGACGACGGCCACACCCAGGACGAGTGCGGCGATCCCGCCGGCCTTGTTGGCGAAGCCCTTGACGAATTCCTCGCCGGACAGTGTCACCAGCTTCCAGGTGATGGCCCGCATGCGGGCGGTCATGATGCGCAGACGCCGGGTGAGGCGGTGAGCTCGGTTCGGGTTGGCGAGTACGGCGGCCCGGCGGTCGGGACAGGGCTGCGCGGGCAGCGCGGGATCGATGTCCCGGGACATGGTGGGACTCCTCTGAGAGGGGAGAACGGGGATCGCTGACACCTGCGGTGGTGTCGTCCGCGGGGTGTGCGCCGCGCGGTCGGCGGTCCTGCGGCTCTCTGCCTGAGAGCGTCCCTGTGAAGCCTCGGCTCTGGCCCAGGGTGGCTCGTCCAGAGTATCCGCGGCGTGGGGATTCGTTCCCCTGGGCGGCTGGTGAGTGCTCATCAGCAGCACCTTTCTGTAGTGGTGTTGTCGGGTGGGCGGCACCATGACCGATGACTGGTACTTAGGTCGCGGGCTCGTGGATGCCGGTGTCCCATCACCCCTTGAAGCACCGGGCGGGGCCACGGGCAGGACCGGGGGAGAAGGGGAAGTTCGAAAGACACCGCTGGGGCCCCGACATGTCGGGGCCCCAGCGGTGTCTTTCACATACGTCATGGGGGAATGGCGCCCGTTTGTGACGCGCGGCCAGGACTACTGGATGGCCGTGACGAGCACTCCGAGCACCGCGAGACCGATCGTCAAGGCGCCGGCACAGGCCATCACCCCACTGACCACCGCCTCAGGGACGGGCGAGCCGGCCCACCGCGCGATACCGAAGCCGATCACGCCCACCAGGACGGCCGCTATGACGAGTACGGCCAACCCGAGGATCAGCAGCACCAGGTCAGGCACGCTCACGTCGTGCTCCCCTGCTGCTCGCGGGCACCGTTGACGTGCAACTGCGCGGGGATCCAGATCTTCCCCTCGCTGGCGGCCTGGTAGAGAACCCGCCTGAAGCGGTACAGGCGGTTGCGGACAGCACCGGGCGTCGACTTGAGCCGGTCGGCGATCTCCCCGGCCGCGTATCCCTCGCACGTCAGACGGACTACGGCCCGGCTCTCGGCCGGCTGGGCGTCCAGCAGCTCCGTGAAGTCCCCCGAGAAGAGGATCGCCTCCGGCTCCCCGTGGTGGGGCAGAGCGCACAGCAGGCGGAAGAACGCCTCCGGGTCGAACAGAGCGGCCTCCACCCGCGCGATGCGCTCCCGCCGCCGGACCCAACGCAGGTAGACCCGGCGAAACTCCCACATGCAGCGGCCGATGAAGTACGTCATCAGGCAGCAGGGCCCCTTGGGGCCCCTGAAGTCAGGGTTCCAGCCGCCGTTGACGAGGGCCTTCTTCCGGAAGGTCTTCCGCGCGCCCATGAGGACATCGACGATGATCTCGTCCCGGTCGGCGTCGCTGTCGTGCAGGAGCCGCTTGTTCTCACCGCTCACGAAGAAGGTGATGTCCCGCTTCGCGAACTTCTTGACGGAGAGCGTGATGAACGTGCCGGAGCGGAGCATGCCGCGCAAGATCGGCATGCTGTCCCCGAGAAGACGCTCCTCGAACAGGTCGTACTCCAGGCCCTGGAAGCCGCCCAGGGCGAGGTCCGCGACGACGGCGGCATCGTGCTGGACCCGCAGCGCGCTCGGATCGGCGAGGAAGCCGCCCACCGCCTCCGCGATCACATCTATGTCAGACATACATCTCACTCCGGTGTGTGACGCCACCTCAACTGACCCCATTTACTGAGCCGCGCGCGGGAGGTGAGCATCTTGCATGTTGTACGCGCTCACTCGCTCCTATGCAGGGCCAAAGCGAGAACGTCACGACTGCCCGAAGATTTTTTCTTGTTGTGGTTTTCCTCGACGGGGCGAGACGAGGCTTTTGAAGTGCTCTTGGGAAACGACAGCGATCGTTTACCGCCCCTACTACGCCTACGAGGCGACGAAGTCGCCGTTGCGTGATGACGTTCTATTCCTACAAGGGCGGACAGGGCCGTAGCTCAACGCAGAGGCCCGAACCGAATGGTCCGGGCCTCGGAGAAGCTCGAAGGAGCCGATCGACTAGCAGGCAGTCAGCGACCTCTTGTTACGTTGTGTGACACGCACCTTCTACCCCCAGCGCATGCCGATCGCGGACAGCTGCTCCACACGTTCCGGGGAGAGCGTCGCGGCCCTGCTGCGCTGGTTGCCGATCCAGGCCCCCAGTTTGAACTCCCGCTCCTCCTGGTCCCCGTCGCCGTCCCCGCCGACCATCAGCGTCTCCATGTGCTTTCGGGGTACCCGCAGGTGTCCCTCGCGCTGGTAGAACTGCTGTGCGGCGGCGAAGTTGAGCGCCCACTTGTCGGCCTGCGTGCGGCGCGGAGGCGGCTTCTCGTCCTCGGTTGCGGGCTCGATCCCGAGGACCTGCTCACACATCCACTGCTGCACGGTGGTGAGCTTGTCCCAGCCGAAGCGAACCGCTTTGACCCACCGTCCGAGATCCTCGCCCTGGCGCAGGAGATAACCCGGCTCGGTCGGCAGCTCGCCGGCCTCGTCCAGGTGCAGCCGGGTGAGGTGGAACGCCCTCTGCCACTCCACGGGCCAGGCCGGGCACCACGAGGCGTCGATCTCCTCCAGCTGTTCCCGCCGGTCCTCCGACAGCGCGCCGGCCACCGAACCGACCGGCAGACCCTCGGCACGCCGCTGTTCGATGTCCACCGCCTTCCGCGCGGCGGCCCGGGCGTTCTTGAGCCAGATGCCCACCTTCGCACCCTGGTAGGTGGCGTCCAGCGGTGCCAGGAGGTGCCCGCTCTCGGCAGCCCACCCACGGGCGGCGGCCAGACCCTCCTCCCACGCGACGTCGAAGTGCGACCACACCATGCCCAGCTTCTCCAGCTGCTCGACACGATCCTCGTCCATGTCCCCGCGAGCGTAGAACCGCCTGTTGTCGGCGATCCACTGCCCCAGCGGGAAGTTGGCGAGCGTGGCCGGCCACCCCGCCTCCACCGCCTCGGGCCCCTTCGGCACGCGGTACGTGAACGGCACCTTCAGGTCGCCGGCCTCACGCGCATACAGCACGGCGGCCTCGATACCGCGCCGCCAGTGTTCGTGCTCGGGGTTGAGGACCCGCAGGTTGATGAACGCGGCCAGCGCGGCCGGGTCACGCGGCGTGGAGAACTTCAACAACGCCTTCGCCGAAGCCGACGGACCCCCAGCCCCGTCCCCACCGCCCTGCTTGGCCTTGGACTCCTTCTGAACGGGCTTGTAGCGGCTCGGGGCCTGCTGCTCAGCGAGCTGCTCCACGATGCGGGCGTCGTGCGCCCTGAGCGCCTCCAGCAGCTTCGCCAGCCCGCCGAACGCCCGACTCGTGAGCATGTTGTCCGCCGTCTCCCCAGGACCCAGGAGCACCGGCACGACCAGCGACGCCATCTTGCCCTCGCCCGGCTGCATCCGCAGCGCACGGCCCACCGCCTGGACCAGGTCCGGCATCGAGCCGCGCACGTCGGCGAAGTACACGGAGTCGCAGTTGCGGGTGTCGACGCCCTCACCCAGCACCTTCACGGAGCTGAGGAACGCCTTCTCCACCACCGTGCCGTCGGTGGCGATCAGGGAGGAGAACTCCCCGAGCACCCGCCGGCGGTGGAGCGGCTTGTGATCGCCGCACAGCCAGTCCGCCCACACCGTGGCCGGGTACAGCTCCGGATCATCGACGTGCAGCTGCGCCGCGACATCCGGGATCCCTACCGAGAAGGCTTCGGCCTCCTTCACGACGTGATGGAACGTGAGCGTGCGCTTGAAGCCCTCCTCGGACGACGCCTTCACCAGCGCCGTCTGCAGGGCAGCGAGACGCGCCCCACGCATCTCATCAGAACGACCCTCCGCACCCAGCAGCATGGCCGCCTGGAACTGCGTGTCAGTGATGTCCACACACACCACCTGGTACGGCGCACAGATCCCCCGGTCGATCGCCTCCGACAACGTCAGGGTGAAACACCGGCTACCGAAGGGCGAGTTGGGATCATCCTCCATGCTCGCCACCAGCTCGCCGGGCGCGCCGTCCTGGTCCTCGTCCCCGAGCTGCCACACCCGGGGCGTGGCCGTCATGTACAACCGGCGCAGAGACGGGATCTTCTGGTTGTCATGCACGACCGCCCACGGCTTACCGATCCGGCCCGAACACCGGTGCGCCTCGTCCACGACGATCAGGTCCCAGCCCGAAAGGCCGGCGGCGTGCGCCCGCTCCAGCGTGCCCAGACCAAGCGAGGCGTACGTGGCGTACACGGTGACCTTGTCCAGGCCCCGCGTCCACTCCACCAGCTCGTCCACGTCCGTGGTGTTGGGGAAGGACGCCTCCTCACCCCGCAGGGAGGAGACCCCGATCATCGCGCCCCGGCGGCCACCCTCGCGCCACGCGGCCTCGGTCTGGGCGAGCAGGTCCAGCGAGGGCACGAGCACCAGCACGCGGCCCGCGTGGAGCTCTTCCGCACTGCGGACCGCCACCCGGGTCTTCCCGGACCCGGTCGCCATGATCACCTGAGTCCGGAGGCCACCCTCCGGCACCAGCGATCTTGCAGGCAGTTCGAGGGCACGGAGGACCGCGTCAATTGCTTCTCGCTGGGCTGCCTCGCGCTGATCTGCGCGGTTCGTGGTCGACATTTCTGTCTGCCTTCTGCTGGGTGTCGTCCGGTCGATTCGAGCGGCGGTGAGCAGGAAACCTGCACGTAGATGAGCTGTGAGGGCTGGGGTTGGACTGGCTCGGTTGACTGACTGCTCTGCCTCACCGGATCACCGAAAAGGGTCTGCGGTGGATCTCCATAAGCCTCTGAGCGTTCTGGGGTGGCGTGCTCTGAGTCCAGAGTCTATCTCGTGCTTCAAAATGAAGCAGCAACAAGCGAGAAAATCCCTCGAACGTGGCGCGATCCTGTTAGCCTGTCCCTATCAGGCCGGAAAGCAGCTTGACGGGAGGTCACGCGATCGTGGTTTCAACTCCACCCCCGACCCAGTGTTTCCATGCCGTCCTGACTCCCTGTCACCTTGCTTTCCGCCCCCCACCCCCTCCCCTTACTGCTGCTGCTTTTC contains these protein-coding regions:
- a CDS encoding RNA polymerase sigma factor, with product MSDIDVIAEAVGGFLADPSALRVQHDAAVVADLALGGFQGLEYDLFEERLLGDSMPILRGMLRSGTFITLSVKKFAKRDITFFVSGENKRLLHDSDADRDEIIVDVLMGARKTFRKKALVNGGWNPDFRGPKGPCCLMTYFIGRCMWEFRRVYLRWVRRRERIARVEAALFDPEAFFRLLCALPHHGEPEAILFSGDFTELLDAQPAESRAVVRLTCEGYAAGEIADRLKSTPGAVRNRLYRFRRVLYQAASEGKIWIPAQLHVNGAREQQGSTT
- a CDS encoding DEAD/DEAH box helicase — translated: MSTTNRADQREAAQREAIDAVLRALELPARSLVPEGGLRTQVIMATGSGKTRVAVRSAEELHAGRVLVLVPSLDLLAQTEAAWREGGRRGAMIGVSSLRGEEASFPNTTDVDELVEWTRGLDKVTVYATYASLGLGTLERAHAAGLSGWDLIVVDEAHRCSGRIGKPWAVVHDNQKIPSLRRLYMTATPRVWQLGDEDQDGAPGELVASMEDDPNSPFGSRCFTLTLSEAIDRGICAPYQVVCVDITDTQFQAAMLLGAEGRSDEMRGARLAALQTALVKASSEEGFKRTLTFHHVVKEAEAFSVGIPDVAAQLHVDDPELYPATVWADWLCGDHKPLHRRRVLGEFSSLIATDGTVVEKAFLSSVKVLGEGVDTRNCDSVYFADVRGSMPDLVQAVGRALRMQPGEGKMASLVVPVLLGPGETADNMLTSRAFGGLAKLLEALRAHDARIVEQLAEQQAPSRYKPVQKESKAKQGGGDGAGGPSASAKALLKFSTPRDPAALAAFINLRVLNPEHEHWRRGIEAAVLYAREAGDLKVPFTYRVPKGPEAVEAGWPATLANFPLGQWIADNRRFYARGDMDEDRVEQLEKLGMVWSHFDVAWEEGLAAARGWAAESGHLLAPLDATYQGAKVGIWLKNARAAARKAVDIEQRRAEGLPVGSVAGALSEDRREQLEEIDASWCPAWPVEWQRAFHLTRLHLDEAGELPTEPGYLLRQGEDLGRWVKAVRFGWDKLTTVQQWMCEQVLGIEPATEDEKPPPRRTQADKWALNFAAAQQFYQREGHLRVPRKHMETLMVGGDGDGDQEEREFKLGAWIGNQRSRAATLSPERVEQLSAIGMRWG